The Candidatus Zixiibacteriota bacterium genomic sequence TTTCTCGGGGTTTACGTAGCTAGGCATTACACCCTCCTTACACAGGATAAAGACTGAAAGGTCTTCGCGTACCTAACGTTATTTCTTCCTGGCGTCGCCGGTCGCATGACCGTGCAGTTTCACTTCCACTTTCTCGTCTTCCTCAAGCTCGGCGTAATACTGACGCAGAATCTCGAGGACTTCCGGACGGCTGAACTCTGCCGGAACACTTCCGCCCTCGGACAGCGCTTTGCGCAGTGCCGTGCCGGAGAGGAAAAGGCGGTCTTCCTTGCCGTGCGGACAGGTCTTCATCGAAGACATCCCGCCGCACTTGAAGCACCAGAAGGTCCAGTCGATCGGCAGCATCTTGCACAAGAGGGCTCCGTCCCACAGCTTGAAGAAGATTTCCTGCGCATCGAACGGGCCATAATAGTCGCCGACGCCGGCGTGGTCGCGGCCGATGATCATGTGCGTGCAGCCGAAGTTCTGGCGGAAAACGGCGTGCAGGAGGCCCTCACGCGGGCCGGCATAGCGCATGTCGAGCGGGTATCCGCCGGTTACCACGCGATCCTTCACGAAGTAGTTCTCAACCAGGGTATTGATGCACTTAACGCGCACGTCCGCCGGGATGTCGCCGGGCTTCAGGCCGCCCACCAGCTGATGAATGTACAGACCGTCGGAGACTTCGACTGCGATCTTCGCAAGATACTCGTGCGACCGGTGCATCGGGTTGCGAAGCTGCAGGGCCGCGATGGACTTCCAGCCTTTCTGCTCAAAGATCTTGCGGCTCTCGGCAGGGCGCTGATAGATGCCCTTGAAGTGCTCGGGGAAATAGCTCTCGGAGAGCACCTTCACGGGGCCGGCGATGTTCCACGGCTTCTGGGCCATGACCATCTTGACGCCGGGGTGCGCTTCATCGGTTGTCGAAAACACGTGCTTGCACTCGAAGGCCTTGTCGATCTGATAAGACTCGGTCACCTTCATCGTACCCATGATCTCCTGCGTCTCGCCGGAGATGAGGGTGATCTCCGTTCCCGGGTCGATCTTGCTGTCGTGAGAGAGCGTGACCGGAATGGGCCAGAAGATGCCGTTGGTCATCTTCATGTGCTCGCAGACACCCTTCCAGTCGTCCTTGCCCATAAAGCCGTCGAGCGGAGTGAAGCCGCCGATTCCGAGCATGATGAGGTCGCCGGTTTCACGCGATGTCATCACCACTCTGGGTAGCTTCTCGGCGCGTTTTAACTCGGCTGCCCTCTCCGCTCCTTCGAGCAGCAGGATCTTCAGTTTGTCACTGCCATGCGGCGGGATCAGCATTGAAGTTGCCATAGTGTTCTTCCTATCCTTCTCTATGATCAGCGTGGTTCTTATTGAAGTGATCGGCAGCCATGTGACTTTTTTCACAAGGCGCAACAAGGAATACAGGCTGCAATCCGTCCTTCTCCCTTTTGAGGGACTGCTTCGAATCTAAAGCCGGTCCCAGTGAGTGTCAAGCGAAAAGTACCTTTTTTCACAAGTTTTTTGGTCGTGCAAGTCGCTGAACCCACCAGATTGCCGTAAGTTAGCAATATTGAACCTGTCCCATCTTGCCCATGATTGGCTACAACCATCAACTTTCACGGGCATTACGGGGTGACAGCCCTGCCCCGGGCGAATCGCTGTTTTTGACCAACACGTGAGGAGAGACACTGGACACACTTGCCCATGTTCGTGCGTGAAGCCCCGGGCCCGGCCCCCAGGCCACTCCCGGCACGAGCCGGGCATCTTCCGGGCCCCGGTGTGCTTTCCGGACCAGTCCGACGCCCACTGCAGTAACCCGATCATGCTGCCGCACAAAGCGTTAAGAGTCCGCCCCTCAGCCTCATTCGTCTTCGTCAGATTTTCCGATGGCTTGATATAGATTGTGAAAAAAATAACAATTCCCCTTGACAGCATAGATACGTCGGTCTATTATATACAGTGCCGAAACGGACCGGCTTCGGCAACCCGGCTTTCGTAGCAAGCAGCAGCATACAAAGGAGTTGCGACATGGCTGCCCGACGATTGGTGGAACCGGATCTTGCTCTGATCCGGGAGGTAAAACGGGTCGGCGGGGACACCGTAAAACGCTGTTATCAGTGTGCGACCTGTTCGGTGGTCTGTTCCCTGTCACCGGCCGACCGCCCTTTTCCCCGCAAGGAGATGATTCTCGCGCAATGGGGACAGCGGGATCAGTTGGTGGCCGATCCCGATATCTGGTTATGTCATCAGTGTAACGACTGCACCCAGCGTTGCCCGCGTGGGGCCCGTCCGGGCGATGTGCTCGCGGCCGTTCGTTCGTATGTATACGAGTATTTTGCGTTTCCACGGTTCATGGGCAAGGCCCTGGCGACTCCGGCGGCGTTGAGCTGGCTGATCCTCACGCCAATCCTGTTGCTCGCTGCGGCGGTATTGGCTTTTGCACCGAGAACCCCTGATGGTGCTTTTGCGTTTCTGCACAGCACAGTAGTCGATTTTGACATTTTCCTGCCGCACAGTTCGGTGGACGCCCTGTTCGTATTCGGTAACATCCTCGTATTTCTCTTTGCGGCTATCGGCTTCAAACGGTTCTGGAATGGTTTGCAGGCGGGCAACCCGGGCGAGCGGATGTCATTCGTCTCGGGATTGGTCTTGACGGTCAAAGAGATTT encodes the following:
- the sat gene encoding sulfate adenylyltransferase, with translation MATSMLIPPHGSDKLKILLLEGAERAAELKRAEKLPRVVMTSRETGDLIMLGIGGFTPLDGFMGKDDWKGVCEHMKMTNGIFWPIPVTLSHDSKIDPGTEITLISGETQEIMGTMKVTESYQIDKAFECKHVFSTTDEAHPGVKMVMAQKPWNIAGPVKVLSESYFPEHFKGIYQRPAESRKIFEQKGWKSIAALQLRNPMHRSHEYLAKIAVEVSDGLYIHQLVGGLKPGDIPADVRVKCINTLVENYFVKDRVVTGGYPLDMRYAGPREGLLHAVFRQNFGCTHMIIGRDHAGVGDYYGPFDAQEIFFKLWDGALLCKMLPIDWTFWCFKCGGMSSMKTCPHGKEDRLFLSGTALRKALSEGGSVPAEFSRPEVLEILRQYYAELEEDEKVEVKLHGHATGDARKK
- the qmoC gene encoding quinone-interacting membrane-bound oxidoreductase complex subunit QmoC, with the protein product MAARRLVEPDLALIREVKRVGGDTVKRCYQCATCSVVCSLSPADRPFPRKEMILAQWGQRDQLVADPDIWLCHQCNDCTQRCPRGARPGDVLAAVRSYVYEYFAFPRFMGKALATPAALSWLILTPILLLAAAVLAFAPRTPDGAFAFLHSTVVDFDIFLPHSSVDALFVFGNILVFLFAAIGFKRFWNGLQAGNPGERMSFVSGLVLTVKEIFAHSRFRSCDANRARATAHMLLLFGFVGAMITTGCVFVFVFIPHYLHLLGLESMSSFFGLPIELPHPVKILGAASGLALVIGGAMAIYRRWSERDRVGANGYTDYLFLYVLFVVGLTGMLSWLVRWAGLALPAYTVYFIHMVSVFFLLWYMPYSKFAHMIYRTLALVYARQINRLPRS